The window AGAGGCTTTCACCCCGCCGCACCTGGTGACGCCTAATCTGCACATCCGCCAACACCGGTCCCACCTTGGAAGCAATCGGCTCGTAATTACGTTCAAAGGCCTCTTTGTGACCCTTGGGAATTCTAAATAGGTAGGGCCGGCCGTCCTCCGGCGGCGGAGTGGCATTCTGCCGCAGCTCAGGATTGAAAATACCCAGACTGTCCGGGCTGCATTCTGCGATCTGGGCTAACGTTTCAAAAGTGAGGCTTTTATCTACCGGCACAACATCCCATTCCAGCTCCGGTTCATTATTAATGATAAAACCATATTTCTCGGGGTCCTGGGCGATGAGGAAGGCTGCCATCATATTCGGAATGTAATTGCGGGTCTGCCTTGGGAGAATGCGAAGTTTCCAGAAATCCGTGGTCTGGTGCCAGCGTATGGCCCGATGGACGCGGGCTTCACCGGTGTTGTAGGCTGCCATAGCCAGGTACCAATCACCGAACTCGTTGTAGAGGTCTTTGAGGTAGCGGGCCGCTGCCAGAGTGGATCTTTCAAAATCGCGGCGTTCATCCCGCCACCAATCGCGTTTCAGGCCATAGCGGCGAGCAGTAGAGGAAATGAACTGCCACGGCCCGACTGCATGTTTCCAGGAATAGGCCCGGGGATTGAGACCACTTTCCACGAGAGCGAGAAAAACAAGCTGCTTGGGCACTCCCTCCTGTTCCAGAATCGGTTCAATAATCTTTCGGTAGCGCGATAAACGGTTCAGCCAAACCTGCATATTCCGGCGGCCCTGAGTGCGGAAAAATTGAATGATCCGCGCCACATGGTCGTTATATACAATCGGCAAGTGCCCCTCTCCATTGAGCTCCAGCCGGGATATGTCACCCAAATCGGAAGGGAATGACCGGGTATAACGGCTCAGCTCGTCGCGAAAGGCCGACACAGTAAGGGAAGTTTCCACTTTCTCCAGAGTCTGGCTGTCGTTTTCGTAAAAAGCGATGGTAGCGTTGAGAAAACGATTGAACTCCAGCCGCTGCAGCTCATCCATCATCGGAAGCTGTTCGACGTCCGCCATGGCTTCAAAAAGCAGGTCGAAATAATAGGCCGCCTCCAGGGTAT of the Candidatus Neomarinimicrobiota bacterium genome contains:
- a CDS encoding LysM peptidoglycan-binding domain-containing protein: MVDTTQRLIVGLMLTLGLGWVPTVLYAQENPTKTPLEDGVMAVDLASTDEDASRFDELMEEARLIFVDAIVADKSGDTLEAAYYFDLLFEAMADVEQLPMMDELQRLEFNRFLNATIAFYENDSQTLEKVETSLTVSAFRDELSRYTRSFPSDLGDISRLELNGEGHLPIVYNDHVARIIQFFRTQGRRNMQVWLNRLSRYRKIIEPILEQEGVPKQLVFLALVESGLNPRAYSWKHAVGPWQFISSTARRYGLKRDWWRDERRDFERSTLAAARYLKDLYNEFGDWYLAMAAYNTGEARVHRAIRWHQTTDFWKLRILPRQTRNYIPNMMAAFLIAQDPEKYGFIINNEPELEWDVVPVDKSLTFETLAQIAECSPDSLGIFNPELRQNATPPPEDGRPYLFRIPKGHKEAFERNYEPIASKVGPVLADVQIRRHQVRRGESLYSISKRYGVSMPAIARANNLRNWNRLRVGQRLEIPVPTSSVAARQMEIPLNPDMKKILYTVRPIDTLSEIAEDHGVGLSKLRLWNGLRPGSSYIRVGQKLVIWVPASTKPTGLASLQPANVDDMERYTYTVRVGDTLSQIAEAHGVGLSKLRSWNGISANSNYIRVGQRLVIWKQKG